In Toxoplasma gondii ME49 chromosome X, whole genome shotgun sequence, a single genomic region encodes these proteins:
- a CDS encoding Toxoplasma gondii family C protein (encoded by transcript TGME49_200700~Predicted trans-membrane domain (TMHMM2.0):35-58), with protein sequence MESMVEKKRSGFSTGWHLPSQLKARRGLLFHHDSPILLFSVVLPLMVLAPLVSLDCFACRVCTALADSVSGRETDTDWSDTYRWTETGDSTTVEGSGGVTEVKEGNPTEGISGAIEAEDRTTVEGSGGATEVYGGAAEV encoded by the coding sequence ATGGAGAGCATGGTTGAAAAAAAACGTTCAGGATTCTCCACCGGGTGGCATCTCCCCTCTCAACTGAAGGCGAGACGTGGGCTGCTGTTCCATCATGACTCGCCTATACTGCTTTTCTCGGTTGTGCTCCCTCTGATGGTTCTTGCACCACTAGTTTCTCTCGACTGTTTTGCATGTCGGGTTTGCACAGCCCTGGCTGACTCCGTCAGCGGTCGTGAGACTGATACCGATTGGAGTGATACATACAGATGGACTGAAACAGGAGATAGTACCACAGTTGAAGGGAGCGGCGGTGTTACAGAAGTAAAAGAGGGCAACCCAACTGAAGGGATCAGCGGTGCGATAGAAGCAGAAGACCGCACTACGGTTGAAGGAAGCGGCGGTGCTACAGAAGTATACGGCGGTGCCGCGGAAGTATAG